A region of the Pueribacillus theae genome:
AAGTGTATACTCGTATTATTTTATAAAGTACATACGCAAAATGAACCCTAAAGGTAAAGTCTTCAGGGTTCATTTTATTTGTGAGTGCGTTCCTCTCCAGTTAGCATAAATAGTCTTTATAACTATACTGTTGTTCTTCTTTCTTTAGGGTTAAAGTTTCTTTTAACTAGTCAGATTCACTAAAAATGTTATATAAATCAATTTTGAAATCAGTGAAAATATGCGATTCTATTGTGTCTGATTTACCAAATACACCATCTCTAGCAAACGTTTCGTCAGTCAGAATGAATTTTTCAATCGTTTCATTCACAGGATCAACAATCCAGTATTCTTTGACTTGAGCTTTTTCATAGAGGTTATATTTTCGCAATCTGTCGTGTTTTGCTGTAGCAGGTGATAAGATTTCAACAATTAGGTCTGGGCTGCCGTTGCAGCCTTTCTCGTCTAATTTATTTTTATCACAAATGACAGATACATCCGGTTGAACAACGTCTTTCACTTCATTATCAGCTTTATCTTCCGATAACAATCGAACGTCGAAAGGTGAAACGTAAACTTCGCATTCTTTATCTCTTAAATAATTTTGAAATTCCCAGAAAATCTTACCAAGAATTTTTTGATGTTGTCTCGAAGGGGCAGGTGGCATGTTGTACGGAATTCCATCGATTAATTCAATGCGTTCTTCTCCAGTCCAACATAGATAGTCTTTATAACTGTACTGTTTATCAGGGTAATTCATTGACATGCTCATCATTTTAAC
Encoded here:
- a CDS encoding Uma2 family endonuclease, yielding MSMSMNYPDKQYSYKDYLCWTGEERIELIDGIPYNMPPAPSRQHQKILGKIFWEFQNYLRDKECEVYVSPFDVRLLSEDKADNEVKDVVQPDVSVICDKNKLDEKGCNGSPDLIVEILSPATAKHDRLRKYNLYEKAQVKEYWIVDPVNETIEKFILTDETFARDGVFGKSDTIESHIFTDFKIDLYNIFSESD